The Nitrospira sp. KM1 genome includes a window with the following:
- a CDS encoding caspase family protein: MRTILAAAACIFATWLVLPHPSDAENRRALLVGIDHYDGGHAADGPSRSSSGGRRTWPNLRGSVNDATAIRELLIRRFGFRHQDVILLTDEQATRAEILEQFKRHLIDSAQPGDLSIFFYAGHGSRIRNSNSTELDGKDETIVPADANRAQADRTIIDIRDKEWDRLFTRVLDRGAKLTAIFDSCHSGSISRGAVPTAAQVRFLEEDDRDVAVLIGEEPPAHPSGQEPERREGALIISATQEDQQAKEALHRAGDQTEWHGAFTLALTEALNETAVNATADRIMRRVTAKLKAEGLQQDPAVAGAEARKRAPLFGGDPDGDVPKLRINVVRAYGPHDVDVQGGSAIGLTNGTELVSAAGAVRLRIANVRNLARSQAAVVQGDWNRLKPGDEFEVSRKGNADPAALRIWLPPAVKNLHEAEHLAAGLHDHLLQIGMTWVVEPTEQSPTHLLTWNGSEWLLHGPDGRTQKVGAAPTAKQIAERLQKERAPIRLYMNIPPSAALQRILTASIETIPNPIRLVKNSDEAQYVLLGRLSDGHVHYAWALRNPIRSAASEKADSPMPLPVHTLWGTFNDKPMDCAHGGLQSCLAGLARIHQWLSIKSSPDDRRFPYELTFRPAASTPAAGSGTLREGAYRLMLESDRETIKNIQQTWGIQQRYVYVFVIDQSGRSTLLFPNDASKEYENLIPPKGFEKKSPEHLAMIDLGDSGVMRVHAPFGVDTFILLTTAHEIQQARQLIESEAVAGSGQETRGQSDWSITRQFRRSLPANAGDGAVP; encoded by the coding sequence ATGCGAACGATCCTCGCCGCTGCGGCCTGCATTTTCGCGACGTGGCTGGTCTTGCCGCATCCATCAGATGCCGAAAATCGGCGGGCCCTCTTGGTCGGCATCGACCATTACGACGGAGGACATGCGGCCGACGGGCCTTCTCGTTCATCATCCGGCGGCCGCCGCACTTGGCCCAACCTTCGTGGATCGGTCAACGATGCCACTGCCATCCGGGAGTTGTTGATCCGCCGGTTCGGCTTTCGACATCAGGACGTCATCCTCCTCACCGATGAACAGGCCACTCGGGCCGAGATTCTCGAACAGTTCAAGCGTCATCTCATCGATTCCGCCCAGCCTGGCGACCTCAGCATCTTTTTTTATGCGGGTCACGGATCCCGGATTCGAAATTCCAATTCGACAGAACTCGACGGGAAAGACGAAACGATTGTTCCCGCCGATGCCAATCGGGCACAGGCGGACCGGACCATTATCGACATTCGAGACAAGGAGTGGGATCGACTGTTTACCCGGGTGCTGGATCGAGGTGCGAAGCTCACGGCCATTTTCGACAGTTGCCATAGCGGTTCAATTTCACGCGGGGCGGTGCCCACTGCGGCCCAAGTGCGATTTCTGGAGGAGGATGACCGCGACGTGGCGGTGTTGATCGGTGAGGAGCCGCCGGCCCATCCCTCCGGTCAGGAGCCTGAACGGCGGGAGGGCGCGCTCATCATTTCCGCGACACAGGAAGATCAGCAGGCCAAGGAAGCGCTTCATCGTGCGGGAGATCAAACAGAATGGCACGGGGCCTTCACGCTTGCATTGACTGAAGCCCTGAACGAGACGGCGGTGAATGCGACCGCGGACCGGATCATGAGACGGGTCACAGCCAAGTTGAAAGCCGAAGGTCTGCAGCAGGATCCAGCGGTCGCAGGGGCGGAAGCCCGGAAACGAGCGCCGCTGTTCGGTGGTGATCCGGACGGCGATGTGCCGAAACTTCGAATCAATGTCGTCCGCGCCTACGGTCCTCATGACGTCGATGTGCAGGGAGGGAGTGCCATCGGTCTGACGAACGGGACGGAGTTAGTCTCTGCGGCCGGGGCGGTACGGCTACGCATAGCGAACGTGCGAAATCTCGCAAGGAGTCAGGCTGCTGTTGTTCAGGGAGACTGGAATCGGCTCAAGCCGGGAGATGAATTTGAGGTCAGCCGCAAGGGAAATGCCGACCCGGCGGCTCTCCGTATTTGGCTTCCCCCTGCGGTCAAAAACCTGCATGAGGCGGAGCACCTCGCCGCAGGGCTTCATGATCATCTATTGCAGATCGGTATGACTTGGGTTGTGGAACCGACCGAACAATCACCCACTCATCTCTTGACCTGGAATGGCTCGGAGTGGCTGTTGCATGGTCCTGACGGCCGGACACAAAAGGTCGGTGCGGCGCCGACGGCCAAGCAGATTGCCGAACGACTTCAGAAAGAGAGGGCCCCGATCCGGCTCTACATGAACATTCCTCCTTCCGCCGCATTGCAACGGATCCTTACGGCGTCGATCGAGACAATTCCGAATCCCATTCGACTGGTCAAGAACTCGGACGAAGCGCAATACGTGTTGTTGGGTCGCTTGAGCGACGGGCACGTGCACTATGCCTGGGCGCTTCGAAACCCTATTAGGTCCGCGGCGTCAGAAAAGGCTGATTCTCCGATGCCGCTTCCGGTGCATACCCTGTGGGGCACCTTCAATGACAAACCTATGGATTGCGCACACGGAGGTTTGCAGAGCTGTCTGGCAGGACTGGCCCGCATCCATCAGTGGCTCTCTATCAAGAGCAGTCCCGATGATCGGCGATTTCCCTATGAACTGACGTTCCGTCCGGCCGCCAGCACGCCGGCTGCCGGCTCCGGTACGTTGCGTGAAGGCGCATACCGTCTGATGCTCGAGTCCGATCGTGAAACCATCAAAAACATTCAACAAACCTGGGGAATCCAGCAGCGATACGTCTATGTCTTTGTGATCGACCAATCAGGACGATCGACCCTGTTGTTTCCCAACGATGCGAGCAAAGAATACGAAAACCTGATTCCCCCCAAAGGGTTCGAAAAAAAATCCCCCGAGCACCTGGCGATGATTGACTTGGGGGACAGTGGAGTTATGAGGGTCCATGCGCCGTTCGGAGTAGACACCTTTATCCTGCTGACGACGGCGCATGAGATTCAACAGGCGAGGCAACTCATTGAATCAGAAGCGGTTGCCGGATCGGGGCAGGAGACACGTGGACAGTCCGATTGGTCTATCACCCGGCAGTTTCGCCGCAGCCTGCCGGCAAATGCGGGGGACGGCGCTGTGCCTTGA
- a CDS encoding CHASE2 domain-containing protein: MMSSWLDPSVLLKKLIESLRHRLKPLEPIIAPVAQIWRNLPSFVQLLLKSIAIGLGAAVILHICRPYIPGVVPAERSATDWAINFWKDRSVESPALSERFVFVDIDEATYQQWGEQLFVPRDKLLALIRFAVVAQAKLLVVDTELTKRVALVPAQTGGLSPREAGGDADELLKNYLGSYSRLLPQGDGAESRVPVIFVRSIGQPLLQPDADGRIPDGTQHETAASISEERPSEFLESTLANSIVLHWASALIERDDDGVVRDWRLFEPTCIKGTPNVTPSIALLAWALVRQPELDGGAFAVTRFRSGLRERFAPPDTFCTRMASAGIPDPKARPSKAWRLIDRSLGKPVVLSLNPDDLEHRVFYKFLPDSVQAELFSRVRASIITDPPVGRPLSPDWLKGKIVVIGSSYGAAHDRHVTPLGEMPGGLVVINEINALLEYGQIREPDARIRWTVLIALIMAFSLSFSYFTKSWGTRVARLIINVLFIPLSLWLFQYGWWLDIVFPLMVLQAYGLLVDFQVEPQTIKRKAASQASPR, translated from the coding sequence ATGATGTCTTCATGGCTTGATCCATCCGTCCTGCTCAAAAAGCTCATCGAATCGCTTCGGCATCGGCTCAAACCGTTGGAGCCCATTATAGCGCCGGTCGCCCAAATCTGGCGAAACCTCCCTTCATTCGTACAGCTCCTGCTCAAGAGCATCGCGATCGGCCTTGGGGCCGCGGTTATCCTGCACATCTGTCGGCCATACATTCCGGGGGTCGTCCCGGCAGAGCGGTCGGCAACGGATTGGGCGATTAACTTCTGGAAAGACCGTTCGGTCGAATCGCCGGCCTTATCGGAGCGGTTCGTCTTTGTCGATATCGACGAAGCAACCTACCAACAATGGGGAGAGCAGCTGTTCGTCCCACGGGACAAACTGCTCGCCCTGATCCGATTTGCCGTCGTGGCACAGGCCAAGCTGCTCGTCGTGGACACGGAATTGACCAAACGTGTCGCGCTTGTGCCGGCACAGACCGGAGGACTTTCCCCTCGAGAGGCCGGCGGGGACGCAGATGAACTCTTGAAGAACTATCTTGGCTCTTACAGCCGCCTGCTCCCGCAAGGAGACGGGGCTGAAAGCCGCGTACCGGTTATTTTTGTCCGGTCTATCGGACAGCCGCTGCTGCAGCCGGACGCGGACGGACGAATTCCTGACGGCACCCAGCACGAGACCGCCGCCTCGATTTCGGAAGAGCGTCCCTCTGAATTTCTTGAGAGCACGTTGGCAAACTCCATCGTGTTGCATTGGGCATCGGCCTTGATCGAGCGCGATGATGACGGCGTGGTCCGCGATTGGCGTTTATTCGAACCAACCTGCATCAAGGGAACACCAAACGTGACCCCTTCGATCGCGCTCCTCGCCTGGGCTCTGGTCAGGCAACCGGAATTGGATGGAGGGGCGTTTGCCGTCACCCGGTTTCGATCGGGACTGCGAGAACGATTTGCTCCCCCCGACACGTTTTGCACCCGGATGGCATCCGCTGGGATTCCCGATCCAAAGGCGCGACCGTCGAAGGCCTGGAGATTGATCGATCGGTCGTTGGGGAAACCGGTGGTCTTGAGTCTCAATCCCGACGATCTCGAACATCGCGTCTTCTATAAATTTCTCCCCGATTCGGTGCAGGCGGAACTGTTTTCACGGGTCCGCGCCTCCATCATTACCGACCCTCCTGTTGGCCGCCCGTTGAGTCCCGATTGGCTCAAAGGAAAGATCGTGGTGATTGGGTCAAGTTACGGCGCGGCCCACGACCGCCATGTCACCCCTTTGGGTGAAATGCCGGGCGGCTTGGTCGTGATCAATGAAATCAACGCCCTTCTTGAATACGGCCAGATCCGTGAACCCGACGCCCGGATCCGTTGGACGGTGCTGATTGCCCTGATCATGGCCTTCAGCCTTTCCTTTTCCTACTTTACGAAGTCGTGGGGCACGCGGGTGGCCCGGCTCATCATCAACGTCCTCTTCATCCCTTTGAGTCTCTGGCTTTTTCAATATGGATGGTGGTTAGATATTGTCTTCCCGTTGATGGTGCTCCAGGCGTACGGTCTCCTGGTCGATTTTCAAGTGGAGCCGCAGACGATCAAACGTAAGGCGGCAAGCCAGGCATCGCCGCGATAA
- a CDS encoding glucosidase, producing the protein METESRKTDTASVPISAEQQRLEDDAHRKRHWKRWGPYLSDRAWGTVREDYSRDGSAWESFPHDHARSRTFRWNEDGLAGLCDRHQFMCFAIALWNGRDHILKERLFGLTGPEGNHGEDVKEYYFYLDSTPTHSYMKFLYKYPQAAFPYAQLLEENRRRARKEPEYELIDTGVFDGSRYFDVIVEYAKATPEDVCIRIQMINRGPVSAELTLLPTIWYRNTWSWGSDIRRPRFRQAESSNQASVIETIHEYYGLRRLVCEGRPNLLFTENETNTRRLYGDAECSRYVKDSFHDYIVQGDKDAVNPDHIGTKASAQYVFTLAPGVSKTVRLRFTNEEAVPAFSHQDFDAVFEERIREANEFYDQLAPANLSEDARRVQRQAFAGLLWGKQFYHYEVNRWLKGDTVGTEPPAERLRGRNADWTHLYNADVISMPDKWEYPWYAAWDLAFHCIPLSLVDATFAKEQLVLMLREWYMHPNGQMPAYEWAFGDVNPPVHAWAAWRVYKIEKKRKGVGDRRFLERVFHKLLLNFTWWVNRKDMDGKNIFQGGFLGLDNIGVFDRSAPLPTGGRIEQSDATSWMGMYCLNMLTIALELARDNVAYEDVASKFFEHFVYICRAMNNMGGEKIELWNREDGFFYDVLHLPNGDTHHLKVRSMVGLIPLFAVDTLDSDLVDRLPRFKHRMQWFIENRPDFGQHIETQSYDGGVRRFLSLVTRDRLRSVLRYMLDEQEFLSPYGIRALSRHHKEHPYILSVMGHEHRVDYEPAESSTDLFGGNSNWRGPVWFPVNFLLIESLQKFHFFLGDDFQVEYPTGSGHHMTLWQVARELSRRLTHVFLTNEKGERPVFGGTRVFQEDPHWQNHLCFYEYFHGDNGAGIGASHQTGWTGLVAKLIQQSGE; encoded by the coding sequence GTGGAGACTGAAAGCCGGAAGACCGACACGGCATCTGTGCCGATCAGTGCAGAACAACAGCGCCTGGAAGACGACGCTCACCGGAAACGCCACTGGAAACGCTGGGGGCCCTATCTCAGCGACCGGGCATGGGGCACCGTCCGGGAAGATTATAGCCGCGACGGCTCCGCTTGGGAGTCGTTTCCACACGATCATGCCCGCTCCCGCACGTTTCGCTGGAACGAGGATGGCCTTGCCGGCCTGTGCGACCGCCATCAGTTCATGTGTTTCGCCATTGCACTCTGGAACGGCCGCGACCACATCCTGAAGGAGCGGCTGTTCGGCCTCACAGGTCCCGAGGGGAACCACGGCGAAGACGTCAAAGAGTACTACTTTTATCTGGACTCCACGCCCACGCATTCGTACATGAAATTCCTCTACAAGTATCCACAGGCTGCGTTCCCCTATGCCCAACTCCTGGAGGAAAACCGCCGGAGGGCGCGCAAAGAACCGGAATACGAATTGATCGATACCGGTGTCTTCGATGGGAGCAGGTACTTCGACGTAATCGTGGAATATGCGAAAGCGACTCCGGAAGACGTGTGCATACGTATCCAGATGATCAATCGCGGGCCCGTGTCGGCCGAGCTGACTTTGCTCCCCACCATCTGGTATCGCAACACGTGGTCATGGGGTTCCGATATCCGGCGGCCCCGGTTCAGACAGGCAGAATCAAGCAACCAGGCAAGCGTCATCGAAACGATCCACGAATATTACGGGCTGCGACGATTGGTCTGCGAGGGGCGACCGAACCTCCTGTTCACTGAAAATGAAACGAATACCCGCCGCCTGTATGGAGATGCGGAATGCAGCCGGTATGTGAAGGACAGTTTTCACGATTACATCGTGCAGGGCGACAAGGACGCAGTCAATCCGGACCACATCGGCACCAAAGCGTCGGCTCAATATGTGTTCACGTTGGCACCCGGTGTGAGCAAGACCGTTCGACTGAGATTCACCAATGAGGAAGCTGTACCGGCATTCAGCCATCAGGACTTCGATGCCGTGTTCGAGGAGCGGATTCGCGAGGCGAATGAGTTTTACGACCAGTTGGCTCCCGCCAATCTGTCGGAGGATGCGCGGCGCGTGCAACGGCAAGCGTTTGCCGGGTTGCTCTGGGGCAAGCAGTTCTATCACTACGAGGTGAACCGGTGGTTGAAGGGCGATACGGTCGGTACCGAACCTCCGGCTGAACGGCTGCGCGGTCGGAATGCGGATTGGACGCATCTCTACAATGCGGATGTGATCTCGATGCCCGACAAATGGGAATACCCCTGGTATGCCGCATGGGATCTGGCGTTCCACTGCATCCCCCTATCCCTGGTCGATGCCACCTTTGCGAAAGAGCAATTGGTTCTGATGCTCCGTGAATGGTATATGCACCCCAACGGCCAAATGCCCGCCTATGAATGGGCGTTCGGCGATGTCAATCCCCCTGTGCATGCCTGGGCGGCGTGGCGCGTCTATAAGATCGAAAAGAAGCGCAAAGGGGTGGGCGACCGCCGTTTTCTGGAGCGCGTCTTTCACAAGCTGCTGCTGAATTTTACCTGGTGGGTGAATCGCAAGGACATGGACGGCAAGAATATCTTCCAGGGGGGATTTCTCGGACTCGATAACATCGGCGTGTTCGACCGGAGCGCGCCTCTCCCCACCGGAGGGCGCATCGAGCAATCGGATGCGACGAGCTGGATGGGCATGTACTGTCTCAACATGTTGACCATCGCGCTGGAACTCGCCCGGGACAACGTCGCGTACGAGGATGTGGCGAGCAAGTTCTTCGAACATTTTGTCTATATTTGCCGCGCGATGAATAACATGGGCGGCGAGAAGATCGAATTGTGGAATCGGGAAGACGGCTTCTTCTATGACGTGCTGCATCTGCCCAACGGAGATACCCACCATCTGAAGGTGCGCTCGATGGTGGGACTCATTCCCCTGTTCGCCGTCGATACGCTCGACTCCGACCTGGTCGACCGTCTGCCCCGCTTCAAGCATCGGATGCAGTGGTTCATCGAAAACCGGCCGGACTTTGGTCAGCACATCGAGACGCAATCGTACGACGGTGGCGTGAGAAGGTTTCTCTCGCTGGTGACTCGCGACCGGCTGCGGTCCGTGCTTCGGTACATGCTGGACGAGCAGGAATTTCTGTCTCCATACGGTATCAGAGCCCTGTCCCGCCATCACAAAGAGCACCCCTACATCCTTTCGGTGATGGGGCACGAGCATCGAGTGGACTACGAGCCGGCGGAATCGTCAACCGACCTGTTCGGCGGCAATTCCAATTGGCGAGGGCCGGTCTGGTTTCCGGTGAATTTTCTCCTCATCGAGTCGCTGCAAAAGTTTCATTTTTTTCTCGGAGACGATTTTCAGGTCGAATATCCGACTGGATCGGGGCACCACATGACGCTCTGGCAGGTCGCCCGCGAACTGTCGCGCCGATTGACGCATGTCTTTCTGACAAATGAGAAGGGAGAACGGCCGGTCTTTGGAGGCACACGAGTGTTCCAGGAGGACCCGCATTGGCAGAACCATCTCTGCTTCTATGAATATTTTCACGGCGACAATGGCGCAGGCATCGGAGCAAGTCACCAGACCGGCTGGACTGGTCTCGTCGCAAAGCTCATTCAGCAGTCGGGAGAGTAA
- a CDS encoding SMP-30/gluconolactonase/LRE family protein, with protein MPIRALDPRFDRLVPHDTLIEQIADGFTWTEGPVWDRRTGVLLFSDIPSNTVYAWKDGRGTRPFLKRSGYSGAAPFRGKEPGSNGLAFDTKGRLVLCRHGDREIGRLEQDGRMSTLASGHGGYRFNSPNDLVFRSNGDLYFTDPPFGLPETFHDPDKAPIQGVYRLTPEGAVTLIVHDIFAPNGIAFSPDENILYISDVDPNRSAWLAYDLKADGTVSNGRVFFDAARWHKQPFSGPDGPDGFKLDRDGNIFGSRYGGLSVIAPDGTLLGTVETGMPSSNVAWGEDGRTLFMTGGSSVYRLRIIARGAGW; from the coding sequence ATGCCTATTCGTGCGCTCGACCCCAGATTCGACCGGCTCGTCCCCCACGACACTCTCATCGAACAGATTGCCGATGGTTTTACCTGGACCGAAGGACCTGTGTGGGACAGGCGCACAGGAGTGTTGTTGTTTTCCGATATCCCCTCAAATACCGTCTATGCATGGAAAGATGGCCGCGGCACCAGACCGTTTTTGAAGCGAAGCGGGTACAGTGGGGCAGCTCCGTTTCGCGGGAAAGAGCCCGGATCGAACGGACTGGCCTTCGATACCAAGGGTCGCTTGGTATTGTGCCGGCACGGAGATCGCGAAATCGGCAGGTTGGAACAGGACGGACGCATGTCGACGCTGGCGTCCGGCCATGGCGGCTATCGATTTAACAGTCCCAATGATCTGGTCTTCCGATCCAACGGGGACCTCTATTTTACCGATCCGCCTTTCGGGCTTCCCGAGACATTTCACGATCCGGACAAGGCGCCGATACAGGGAGTCTACCGGCTCACGCCTGAAGGCGCCGTCACGTTGATTGTTCACGACATATTCGCGCCCAATGGCATCGCCTTCTCGCCGGACGAAAACATTTTGTATATCTCCGACGTCGATCCGAATCGCTCGGCATGGTTGGCCTATGATCTGAAGGCAGACGGTACGGTGTCGAACGGCCGCGTATTTTTCGACGCGGCGCGTTGGCATAAGCAGCCGTTTTCTGGACCGGACGGACCGGATGGATTCAAGCTGGATCGAGACGGAAACATATTCGGCTCGCGCTACGGCGGGCTGAGTGTGATTGCTCCGGATGGGACGCTATTGGGTACCGTTGAAACGGGAATGCCGTCGTCCAACGTGGCGTGGGGGGAGGACGGGCGGACGCTGTTCATGACGGGTGGTTCGTCCGTGTATCGGCTCCGAATCATCGCACGAGGGGCGGGCTGGTGA